The Kitasatospora paranensis genome has a window encoding:
- a CDS encoding DUF1707 SHOCT-like domain-containing protein: protein MTKSEAAPVAEAAPMTKPEAAPVAEAELRASDADRERVAELLRDAYAEGRLTMEEHAERIEAAYEARTFGELAPLTRDLPAHSGTISMEKPPLNRAPRPAMPPARQESPTMLAVFGGAERKGRWRVGSHLKAVAVFGGVDIDLTDAVFESPEVVIEVTAIFGGVDIKVPENVSLHGGGVGVFGGFSVHEQTAADPYAPVVRVKGAAIFGGCEAKPRRGKKLREWVRKQLDG from the coding sequence ATGACCAAGTCCGAGGCCGCGCCGGTCGCCGAGGCGGCACCGATGACCAAGCCGGAGGCCGCGCCGGTCGCCGAGGCCGAGCTGCGGGCCTCGGACGCGGACCGCGAGCGGGTGGCGGAGCTGCTGCGCGACGCCTACGCCGAGGGCCGGCTGACGATGGAGGAGCACGCGGAGCGGATCGAGGCCGCCTACGAGGCCCGGACGTTCGGCGAGCTGGCTCCGCTGACCCGGGACCTCCCGGCGCACTCGGGGACGATCTCGATGGAGAAGCCGCCGCTGAACCGGGCGCCCCGTCCGGCCATGCCGCCGGCCCGCCAGGAGTCCCCGACCATGCTGGCGGTGTTCGGCGGCGCCGAGCGCAAGGGCCGCTGGCGGGTGGGCTCGCACCTGAAGGCGGTCGCGGTCTTCGGCGGGGTGGACATCGACCTCACCGATGCGGTCTTCGAGTCGCCGGAGGTGGTCATCGAGGTGACCGCGATCTTCGGCGGGGTGGACATCAAGGTGCCGGAGAACGTCAGCCTGCACGGCGGCGGCGTGGGCGTCTTCGGCGGGTTCTCGGTGCACGAGCAGACCGCCGCCGACCCGTACGCCCCGGTGGTGCGGGTCAAGGGCGCGGCGATCTTCGGCGGCTGCGAGGCGAAGCCGCGCCGCGGCAAGAAGCTCCGCGAGTGGGTCCGCAAGCAGCTGGACGGCTGA
- a CDS encoding WhiB family transcriptional regulator gives MLHPIEPSATGAATAVRRVTAAGPAAQPAEPLDDNPWHTGAACRRDEAGLFFAPSKEPTAARLAREEQAKQVCARCPVLLECREHALAQPEPYGVWGGLTAAERRVVLARRRRRDAELREARRVGAGRIAG, from the coding sequence GTGCTGCATCCGATCGAGCCCAGCGCCACCGGCGCCGCCACCGCCGTCCGCCGGGTGACCGCGGCCGGCCCGGCGGCACAGCCGGCGGAGCCCCTTGATGACAATCCCTGGCACACCGGTGCGGCGTGCCGACGGGACGAGGCGGGCCTGTTCTTCGCCCCCTCCAAGGAGCCCACGGCCGCCCGGCTCGCCCGCGAGGAGCAGGCCAAGCAGGTCTGTGCCCGCTGCCCGGTCCTGCTGGAGTGCCGCGAGCACGCCTTGGCCCAGCCGGAGCCGTACGGCGTCTGGGGCGGGCTGACCGCGGCCGAGCGCCGGGTGGTGCTGGCCCGCCGGCGCCGCCGGGACGCGGAGCTGCGGGAGGCCCGCCGGGTGGGCGCGGGCCGGATAGCCGGTTGA
- the glpX gene encoding class II fructose-bisphosphatase — protein sequence MTTHAFDELRPHSLPSSLEVAPEAPDRNLALELVRVTEAAAMAAGRWVGRGDKNGADGAAVKAMRTLVSTVSMNGVVVIGEGEKDEAPMLYNGERVGDGTGAECDVAVDPVDGTTLTAKGMGNAVAVLAVADRGTMFDPSAVFYMDKLVCGPEAADFVDITAPVAVNVRRVAKAKGSAVEDVTVVVLDRPRHDGLVKEIREAGARIKFISDGDVAGAIMAAREGTGVDLLMGIGGTPEGIIAACAMKCMGGVIQGRLWPKDAAERQKALDAGHDLDRVLTTDDLVSGENVFFVATGITDGELLRGVHYRQETATTSSLVMRSKSGTIRQIDSVHKLSKLRAYSAIDFDRAN from the coding sequence ATGACCACGCATGCTTTTGATGAACTCCGGCCGCACAGCCTGCCCAGCTCGCTGGAGGTCGCACCGGAGGCCCCGGACCGCAACCTGGCCCTCGAACTCGTCCGCGTCACCGAGGCCGCCGCCATGGCGGCCGGCCGGTGGGTCGGCCGGGGCGACAAGAACGGCGCCGACGGCGCGGCCGTGAAGGCCATGCGCACCCTCGTCTCCACCGTCTCGATGAACGGCGTCGTCGTCATCGGCGAAGGGGAGAAGGACGAAGCCCCGATGCTCTACAACGGCGAGCGGGTCGGCGACGGCACCGGCGCCGAGTGCGACGTCGCCGTCGACCCGGTCGACGGCACCACGCTCACCGCCAAGGGCATGGGCAACGCGGTGGCCGTCCTCGCGGTGGCCGACCGCGGCACCATGTTCGACCCCAGCGCCGTCTTCTACATGGACAAGCTGGTCTGCGGTCCGGAGGCGGCCGACTTCGTCGACATCACCGCCCCGGTGGCCGTCAACGTCCGCCGGGTCGCCAAGGCCAAGGGCAGCGCCGTCGAGGACGTCACCGTCGTCGTGCTGGACCGCCCCCGCCACGACGGCCTGGTCAAGGAGATCCGCGAGGCCGGCGCCCGGATCAAGTTCATCTCCGACGGCGACGTCGCCGGCGCCATCATGGCCGCCCGCGAAGGCACCGGCGTCGACCTGCTGATGGGCATCGGCGGCACGCCCGAGGGCATCATCGCGGCCTGCGCCATGAAGTGCATGGGCGGCGTCATCCAGGGCCGGCTGTGGCCCAAGGACGCGGCCGAGCGGCAGAAGGCCCTCGACGCCGGGCACGACCTCGACCGGGTCCTCACCACCGACGACCTGGTCTCCGGCGAGAACGTCTTCTTCGTCGCCACCGGCATCACCGACGGCGAGCTGCTGCGCGGCGTCCACTACCGCCAGGAGACCGCCACCACCAGCTCGCTGGTGATGCGCTCCAAGAGCGGCACGATCCGGCAGATCGACTCCGTGCACAAGCTGTCCAAGCTGCGGGCCTACAGCGCGATCGACTTCGACCGCGCCAACTGA
- a CDS encoding DUF4245 domain-containing protein — MRGRQTVRDMILSMLAVGFVGFFGYLFIPHSGGDGVHQVDYRVALASAKRAAPYPVLAPQGLSGHWRATSVQYSKDSQGNAVWHLGFVTPSGKYAAVEQSDGSQNTVLAAVVPHGEPDGSAAVAGQDWQRYQGRPYRGLSRQTGSATTVVTGSASYDELAQLAGALK; from the coding sequence ATGAGAGGCCGGCAGACGGTACGGGACATGATCCTGTCGATGCTGGCGGTCGGGTTCGTGGGGTTCTTCGGGTACCTCTTCATCCCGCACTCGGGCGGTGACGGGGTGCACCAGGTCGACTACCGGGTCGCCCTCGCGTCGGCGAAGCGGGCCGCGCCGTACCCGGTGCTGGCGCCGCAGGGGCTCTCCGGCCACTGGCGGGCGACCTCGGTCCAGTACTCGAAGGACTCCCAGGGCAACGCGGTGTGGCACCTCGGGTTCGTGACGCCGTCGGGCAAGTACGCGGCGGTGGAGCAGTCCGACGGTTCGCAGAACACGGTGCTCGCCGCGGTGGTGCCGCACGGCGAGCCGGACGGCAGCGCGGCGGTGGCGGGCCAGGACTGGCAGCGCTACCAGGGCCGGCCCTACCGCGGGCTGAGCCGGCAGACCGGCAGTGCGACCACCGTGGTCACCGGCTCCGCCTCCTACGACGAGCTGGCGCAGCTGGCGGGCGCGCTGAAGTGA
- a CDS encoding exodeoxyribonuclease VII small subunit, which translates to MADQEQADRAAAATPAAHDDLGYEQARDALLEVVRQLETGGTSLEESLALWERGEQLAKVCQRWLDGARARLDAALAAEEQPPGR; encoded by the coding sequence ATGGCAGATCAGGAGCAGGCGGACCGGGCGGCTGCGGCGACCCCGGCGGCCCACGACGACCTCGGGTACGAGCAGGCGAGGGACGCCCTGCTGGAGGTCGTCCGGCAGCTGGAGACCGGCGGCACCTCGCTGGAGGAGTCGCTGGCCCTGTGGGAGCGCGGCGAGCAGCTGGCGAAGGTCTGCCAGCGCTGGCTGGACGGGGCCCGGGCGCGGCTGGACGCGGCCCTCGCCGCCGAGGAGCAGCCGCCGGGACGCTGA
- a CDS encoding malonic semialdehyde reductase, whose protein sequence is MTLALDAAAQDLLFREARTANTFTDEPVSDEQVQAIYDLVKFAPTAFNQQPLRIVLVRSDEGRERLLKHMAEGNRAKTATAPLVAILAQDNEFHEELPTQLPHFPQAKDVFFSERPVREASAALNGALQAGYFIIGVRAAGLAAGPMTGFDATGLNKEFFADGEHSVLAVVNIGKPGDAAWFDRSPRLAYDEVVTTV, encoded by the coding sequence ATGACCCTGGCACTCGACGCCGCCGCCCAGGACCTGCTCTTCCGCGAGGCCCGCACGGCCAACACCTTCACCGACGAGCCGGTCAGCGACGAGCAGGTCCAGGCCATCTACGACCTGGTCAAGTTCGCCCCGACCGCGTTCAACCAGCAGCCGCTGCGCATCGTCCTGGTCCGCTCGGACGAGGGCCGCGAGCGCCTGCTGAAGCACATGGCCGAGGGCAACCGCGCCAAGACCGCCACCGCCCCGCTGGTCGCCATCCTCGCCCAGGACAACGAGTTCCACGAGGAGCTGCCGACCCAGCTCCCGCACTTCCCGCAGGCGAAGGACGTGTTCTTCTCCGAGCGCCCCGTCCGCGAGGCCTCCGCCGCGCTGAACGGCGCCCTGCAGGCCGGCTACTTCATCATCGGCGTGCGCGCCGCCGGCCTGGCCGCGGGCCCGATGACCGGCTTCGACGCGACCGGCCTGAACAAGGAGTTCTTCGCCGACGGCGAGCACTCGGTGCTGGCCGTGGTGAACATCGGCAAGCCGGGCGACGCCGCCTGGTTCGACCGCTCGCCGCGCCTGGCCTACGACGAGGTCGTCACCACCGTCTGA